From the Kallotenue papyrolyticum genome, the window GTGGCGACGGCACAATTATGGAAGCGATGAGTGGGCTGATCAAAGCCGGCGCGACGATCCCGCTGGCGCAGATCCCGGTGGGCACGGCCAATCTGCTGGCGCGCGCGCTCGGCATCTCCAGCGATCCCGCCGAGGCGATCGAGGTGATCTTCAGCGGCAAACAGGTGCGGCTGGACGTGGGCTACCTGCCCGATGAGGATCGCTACTTCGCGCTGGTCGCCGGCGCGGGCTACGATGCGCAACTGATCGGCGACGCTTCGCGCGAGCTCAAGAACCGTCTGGGCTTTGCCGCCTATGTGCTCACCGGCATCAAAAACCTGTTCAAGCTGCGCCGGTCGCGCGTGGAGCTGGAGATCGACGGACGGCGACGGCGCTTCCGCGCGCACACGGTGATGGTGGCGAACATCGGCACGCTCGGCGCGGGCGCGCTGGCGCTGGGGCCCAACATCCACCCCCACGACGGCAAACTCGACCTGATCGTGATCTCATCGGCATCGCTGGCCGGCGCGCTGCGCATTTTGTGGCAGCTCCTGACCGGTCGCTTTGAGGGCAACGCCAACCTGCGCTACTTCAGCGCATCCCGGGTGCGCATCACGGCCCGTCCGCCGCTGCCGACGCAACTCGACGGCGAGGAGCTGGGCACGACGCCCCTCGCCGCTGAAGCCGTGCCTGATGGCGCGTTACTGCTCGTGCCGCAGACATACCATGCCCACGCATGATGGGCCGGCGCCGTAAGCTATAGTGGACAGCTCGCCCACGGCGCCGGCTGGGGCAATTTAGAACGCTGGCAGGACCGAGCCCTGATACTTGTCTTCGATGAACTGCTTGACCTCAGGCGATTGCAGCAGCCGCGCCAGGGCCTGCACGCGCGGATCGTTTTCGTGGCCACGCAGCACGACCAGCACGTTGGCATACGGGTTGTTCTGGCCCGACTCCAACGCTAGCGCATCCTTGCTCGGTGTCAGGCCGGCCTCGATGGCGTAGTTGCCGTTGATTACCGCCAGCGTCGTGTCCTCCAGCGCGCGCGGTAACTGCGCCGCCTCCAGCTCGGTGATCTGCAGGTTCTTGGGATTGCCAGTGATATCGCGTACGGTGGCGTTGGTGCCGACGCCCTCGCGCAGCGTGATCAGCCCATTGGCCGCCAGCAACTGTAACGCGCGTCCGGCATTCGTGGCATCGTTGGGAATGGCAACCACCGCGCCCTGCGGCACGGCGTCCAGCGACTGTACGGTGCGTGAGTAGATGCCTAGTGGCTCGATGTGCACCGGCACCACCGCGACCATGTCGATGCCGCGCTGCTTGCCGAACTCCTCCATGTAGGGCACGTGCTGGAAGTAGTTGGCGTCGATCTGGCCGTCGTTGAGCGCCAGGTTGGGCTGGACATAATCGGTGAACTCGATGATCTCCAGTTGCAGACCCTCGCGCTGCGCCAGGTTATCTTTGATGAAGCGCAGGATCTCGGCATGGGGCACGGGGGTAGCGCCCACGCGCAGCGGCGCGCTGCTGACCGCGGTGCTGGCAGTGGTTGTCTCGGTCGTAGCCGCCGGTGCGCCGCCGCTGTTGCCGCCGCAGGCGGCCAGCAAGGCGGCGATAAGCCCAATAACGATGTATCGTAGCGTCTTCATGGGTGATCCTTTCTGTCTTGTGATTGATGATCCACTCGTCCTGCTTCCGAGTACGGGAGCCGTGCTTCCGTGCCTTTAGCGTGCGGGCGCCATGCTTCCGCGGCGCCCGAGAGGGCGGCGGCGATCCCCCGCCCTTGTCGCGTTCGACCATGCCCGAAGGGCCGCCTGCGCGCGCGGCGCATGGCGCCAGCCAGGCTGGCGCACGCCAAAACCATGCTTTTTGGAGTGCGGAAGCCATGCTTCCACGGCGCCCGCAGGGCGCCAAGGCGCACCGCGAGGGAGGATCGATCCTGGCTTGTGCCTGTGCTCCCCGACGCGGCTGCCCCGCTGCGCGGGACGCGCCAGCCAGGCTGGCGCACGTGGAGTGCGGAAGCCATGCTTCCGCGGCGCCCGAGAGGGCGCCAAGGCGAGCAGACCATGGTGCACGGATTGCCAGTTGCCTGCTGTCCCCGACGTTGCCGCTACGCCGGCGCTCGCAGCGCGAGCGCCGTTCACCACCATCATGGTCCACGACGTGGGCATGGCGGGTGTCCCCAGTACGAGCCTGCGAGCGCGGTGCGCTCGCGCGCCAGCCATGCTGGCGCACTCCAAAAACCACTTCGGCGTGCGGGCGCTGACCACCACCGGTGTTCCACCGCCACCATCACGCTCAGCCCCTATCTTCGCCAACCGGCGAGCGCATAGTGCTCTGGCTCGTTTTGGCGTGCGGAAGCCATGCTTCCGCGGCGTCCGTGGAGCTATCCACCACCCGCCTGGCCGGTTTGGCGTTCTGCTGGCCATATGCACACCCGTCGAACCCTGCCCGGCGCGGCAGCGCCTGCTACCGTCGTGTCAACCGCCGCGCGATCCAGTCGCCGAGCATCTGGATGGCCTGCACCAGCACGATCAGCAGCACCACCGTGGCGATCATCACATCGGTCTGGAAGCGCTGGTAGCCGTAGCGGATCGCCAGATCACCCAGGCCGCCGCCGCCGACCGCACCGGCCATCGCCGAGTAGCCGATCAGGCCGATGATGGTGATGGTGAGCCCCAGCACCAGTGACGGCAGCGCTTCCGGTAGCAGGACCTTGGTCACGATCTGCCAGGTGGTCGCGCCCATGGCTTGCGCCGCTTCGATCAGCCCGCGCTCCACCTCGCGCAGCGCAGTCTCGACTACACGCGCGAAAAACGGGATCGCGGCGATGGTCAGCGGTACGATTGCCGCGGTCGAGCCGATCGACGTGCCGACGATCAGCCGTGTCAGCGGAATCACGGCGACCAGCAGGATGATAAAGGGCAGCGAGCGACCCACATTGATGATCGCCGCCAGCACACGGTTGAGCGCTGGCGCAGCCAGAATATTGCCGCGATCGGTGATCACCAGCAGCACGCCCAGCGGCAGACCCAGCAGTGCGGTGAAGAGTGTGGCGATGCCCACCATGTAAAGGGTTTCGAGCGTTGCTTGCCAGAGTTCGGGCAGCAGGTCGGGCCAGCTCATGCCTCGATCACCTCCAGCTCCAGTCCCTGTGCCCGCAGAAAGGCCAGCGCATCGTCGATGCGCCGGCGCTCGCCGGTCAGTTCGACCTGCAACTGACCCAGGCGCCGGCTGCCGATGGTCTCGATCGCGCCACCCAGGATGTTGGCGTCGATGCCGAAGCGTCGCGCCATGGTGGTAATGATCGGTCGGTCGGCGTTCTCGCCGAGAAAGGTGATGGTGACCAGCACCGCGCCCGGCGTGGGGGCGCGCAGGTCGGCAGCGCCCTCCGGCAGCAGCGCGCCGCTGCGTCCCAGCACTTCAACGACGCTGCCCTGATCGACGATGCGTCCGGCGTGCATGATCGCCACCGAGTCGCAGATGCGCTTGACCACGTTCAGCTCATGGGTGATCAGCAGGATCGTCAGGCCCAGGCGTCGGTTCAGCTCTTTGAGCAGCTCCAGGATCGCGCGCGTGGTCTGTGGATCGAGCGCCGAGGTGGCCTCGTCCGAGAGCAGCACCTGGGGCTCGCCAGCCAGCGCGCGCGCGATGCCGACGCGCTGTTTCTGGCCGCCCGAAAGCTGGCTGGGATAGGCGTGCGCGCGATCTTCCAGCCCCACCAGCCGCAGCAGCTCGGCGACACGCCGCTGACGGGTCACACGATCTACGCCCATCACTTCCAGTGGAAAGGCCACGTTCTCGGCCACGCTGCGCGAGCTCAGCAGGTTGAAGTGTTGGAAGATCATGCCGATGCGCTGGCGCATGCGCCGTAGCTCGGCGGACGGCAGGTTGGTCAGCTCCTGGCCGGCGACGCGCACGCTGCCGCTGCTGGGCCGTTCCAGCAGGTTGACGCAGCGGATCAGCGTGCTCTTGCCCGCGCCGCTCTGGCCCAGCACGCCGAAGATCTCGCCCTGGCGCACATCCAGGTTCACACCGTCTAGCGCGACGATCTCGCGGCGCCCCTGCCGATAGATTTTGCGCAGATCGCGCAGTTCGATCATGTTCATAGCTACGGTCTTGGGCACGCAAAACAACGTGCCTCCGCGACGGAGGCACGGACGTGCGCGCGTTCGGAGTTGGGGTTAGGCGCCGGCGCCGACTGGCAGGTTGGCGCTACACTTCGTCATACAGCGGCGTGGATAGATAGCGCTCACCGTTGGAGGGCGCAACAAACACGATCATTTTACCGGCGTTTTCCGGCCGGCGGGCCACCTGCAGTGCGGCCCAGGCTGCCGCGCCGCCGGAGATGCCCAGCAGCAGGCCCTCCTCGCGTGCGAAGCGCCGCGCCGTGGCGAAGGCGTCCTCGTTGGTCACGCGGATCACCTCATCGTAGGCACTGGTGTTGAGCACGTCGGGGATGAAGCCCGCGCCGATGCCCTGGATCTTGTGCGGTCCCGGCTTGCCGCCCGACAGCACCGCCGAGGCTTCCGGCTCGACGGCGATCGCCCGGAACGAGGGCTTGCGCGGCTTAATTACCTCGCTCACGCCGGTGATCGTCCCGCCGGTGCCGACGCCGGCGACCAGGATGTCGATCTGACCGTCGGTGTCGTTCCAGAGCTCTTCTGCGGTGGTGCGGCGGTGGATCTCGGGATTGGCCGGGTTTTTGAACTGCTGCGGCATGAAGCCATCGTCCAGATCGGCCAGAATCGCCTCGGCCTGCGCGATCGCGCCGCGCATGCCCTCCGCCCCGGGTGTGAGCACCAGCTCGGCGCCGTAGGCACGCAGCAGCTTGCGCCGCTCGATGCTCATCGTGTCGGGCATGGTCAGGATCAAACGGTAGCCCTTAGCCGCGCAGACCAGCGCCAGGGCGATGCCGGTGTTGCCGCTGGTCGGCTCGACAATCGTGGTGCGCCCCGGCGTGATGCGCCCTTCGCGCTCGGCGGCCTCGATCATCGAATAGCCGATGCGATCCTTGACCGAGCCGCCCGGGTTGAAGAATTCAAGCTTGGCGAGGATTGTGGCTTGTGTATCGTTCACACGCCGGACCCTGACCAGCGGCGTGTTGCCGATCGTGTCGATAATGCTCTCGTAGATCTTCCCCATATAACCCCGATTGTTATATTTGTTGACAAACAATACTAACATGCGTGGCGCCATCTGGCAAGGCATGGTAGATGGTTCTGTCCCAGCAGATTGTGTACCAGTGCGTGGTGGGGCGCCGCGTGCCTGGTTTTGCCAGGGCTCATCCCTCTCTGTACAATGGAGCTCGGGAGCGAGAGCGATGCCCGACCGTGCAACGAGGAGGACAATGTAGGCATGCGGTGGTTTCCTTCCTCCGCCTACCGTGCGCGTTCCTGGCTGTGGGCGCGCTGGCGCCGCTGGCAGCGCCGCAATGGATCTGATCTGCCGCCGAATGCCGATGCGATCACCCCACAGTTGATCGTTGGTGGCTTTATCGATGCGCACGACTGGCGGCAACTGGTACGGCAGGGTGTCAGCGTGGTCGTCAGCCTCCAGGCCGAGCGTCATGATGAAGATGCCTTCGGCGCGCTGCAGCCGGATGGCTACCTGCGCCTGCCTACGATCGACCATTCCGTGCCGACGCTGGCGCAGTTGCGCATGGGGGCTGCTTTCATCGACGAGGCCGTGCGCGCCGGCAAGACGGTGTTGATCCATTGCCACGCCGGCGTGGGTCGGTCGGCACTGCTGTGCGCCTGCTATCTGGTGTACACCGGTATGTCTCGCGCGGAAGCCTGGGAGACGGTGAAACGTCACCGCCGCCAGGCCTACCTCAACCCACGCCAGGCAGCGGCGCTGGAAGCCTTTGAGACAGCGTTGCAACGCGAGCGCGCGGCGACCAGCGTGCCGATCGAGGGACCGCCGCCGGATACGCATATTTTTGTGGCGCCGTCGGATGCGGAGCGCGCTGGTTGATGCAGCATGGGCATAGCCGAGCGTGTGCTCCGTCATCTGATCCAAAGGACAGTCGCTGCTGGCACGCAGGTTGCGGCGAGCTGCAGTAGAATAGAAGCGCTGTCTAGCAACAGGAGGAACACACCATGGCTCATGAACTACCGCCCTTGCCGTACGGCTACGATGCGCTCGAACCCTACATCGACCAGGAAACCATGATGCTGCACCACGACAAGCATCATGCTGCCTATGTCAACAACCTGAACGCCGCGCTGGAGAAATATCCCGAGCTCCAGAACAAAAGCGTCGAAGAGCTGTTGCGCAACATCGAGAGTGTGCCGGCAGATATTCGCGTAGCGGTGCGCAACAACGGTGGCGGTCATGCCAACCACACCATGTTCTGGCAGATCATGAAGCCCAACGGTGGTGGCGAGCCCACCGGCCCGATCGCCGACCTGATTCGCGACAAGTTCGGCAGCTTTGAGGAGTTCAAGAAGCAGTTCAACGACGCCGGCGTCAAGCGCTTCGGCAGCGGCTGGGTTTGGCTGGTGCGCACGCGCGACGGCGACTACCAGATCATCAGCACCGCCAACCAGGACAGCCCGCTGATGGAGGGGCAGTTCCCGATCATGGGCAACGACGTGTGGGAGCACGCCTACTATCTGAAGTACCGCAACCGCCGCCCGGAGTATTTGGAAGCCTGGTGGAATGTCGTCAACTGGGATGAGATCAACCGGCGGCTGGAACAGGCGCAGCAGGCCGGCTAGCGCGTCCAGGATCCGGCAACGGCAGGCGCTCCCAGCGCCTGCTGTTTTTTGTTGTCTGCGTTCTGCCAGCTCCGCTCGTGCCAGGGGATTGACGGGCGCAGGGCAACTCTCTATTGGCAAAGTGGATCGGTAGGCGGAATCCAGCTAAAGGTAGGGCGTAATTCCTACCCATTACAAACCTAGCCCGTCAAGCCCAGGTGCTTTAGGAGATGAGGTCTCGTCCGGCTTGACTTATAAGAACATGTGTGCTAATATTGGTTACTCAAGTCGACATCGCTTCACGGCGCGGCTTAGGCTTAAGTGTTAGGCGGTACGAGCGCTACCGACCCAGGCGAATCAAACGCACACTATCAGGAGACATCATGAAGACGTTAATCACGGAGTTCATCAGCCTCGATGGTGTTGTACAGGCGCCAGGGGGAGCCAGCGAGGACACCGATGGTGGCTTCAAGCACGGTGGATGGTCAATCAAGTATTTCGATCCGGCGGTGATTGGCGGCATATTCGACGAACTCGCGGCGCAGAGTGATGCACTCTTACAAGGACGCCGCACCTACCAGGTCTCGGCCACCGCCTGGCCTGCCCGCGCGGGCGACCCATTCTCAGACTGGATCAACCGCGTACCGAAATATGTGGTCTCTAATACGCTCACCGAGCAGGACATCACATGGAAGCCCACCACGATCATTCGTGGCGACGACCTGGTGAAGACGATATCCGATCTGCGCGCGCAGCCTGGTGGATATATCTATGTGTACGGCAGTGCGATGCTGGTCCAATCGTTGCTCGCCGCCGACCTTGTCGATGAGTTGTTGCTTACGATCGAGCCGATCATCCTCGGTGGGGGGAAGACGATCTTCGCCCACAACGGCAAGGCGCTCCCGTTCACGTTGGCCGCGACAACCACAGCCAACACCGGCGCGCTAGTGTGCCGCTATGTGCGTGCCCGGTAGCGCCTGTGCATGCCACAACGCACCACCGCGGACAGAGGCAACTTCGCTCATGTGCTTATACACGCATGGTTGATAGCCCATAGGTTTGCAAGCGATGCACGAACAAAGAGAAGAGCCGATCGCCCAACAGGCATACGACCTCATCGCCGAAGCGTATGCTGCGCGTATCGACACCAAGCCGCACAACGCGTACTACGAACGCCCCGCCACCCTCTCCCTGCTCCCCGATGTGCGGGGCAAACACGTCCTGGACGCCGGCTGTGGGCCAGGCTGGTATGCCGAGTGGCTGGTCAACCGCGGCGCCGTGGTGGTGGCCTTGGATGCCAACGCAACGATGGTCCGACTGGCGCAAGAACGCCTGGGCGGCAGGGCGCAGGTCAGACACGCCAACCTGGCGCAGCCGCTCGACTTCCTGGCCGACAGCTCGTTTGATCTGGTGCTCAGCACCCTGGTGCTGGACTACATCAAGGATTGGAGGCGGGCGTTTGGAGAGTTCCACCGCGTGCTGCGCAAAGGGGGGCACCTGGTCTTCTCGATCGAGCACCCACAGGCAACGTACGACGCACACCGCGCAAGGAGCAACTACTTCGAAGTGGAAGCGGTAACGGCCCTATGGCAGGGCTTTGGTGTGGAGGTGCAGATGCCCTCATATCGGCGTCCCTGGGCCGAGGTCATCAATCCACTCATCAGCGCGGGCTTTGTTCTGGAACGGATCCTGGAACCACTGCCGACGGAGGAGTTCCGGGCACAGGCGCCTGAGACCTACGAGGTCTTGAGCCGACAGCCAGGGTTTCTATGTGTACGGGCGGTGAAGGGCTGAGTGGGCGCCTGCCTCGGCCGAGAGCCGATCGGACGCCTGCGGCGATGCCGGTGTCGGTGGCCGGTGTGCGTGCAACGCCGTTGCGCTCCGTGTCGGGCGCGGTCGTGCCAGAGTTACGGGCAGCGCTGAGCCTGGCCGTTGCGCCCGGGTGCGCATGCGTGTCGGTGCGCCAGCGTTTGTCGCTCGTTCGCCTGCCCCAGCCTCTGGACCCAGGACCGGCGACCATGCAGGTGCGGCCCACCACCGGACAGCGGGGAGTGCTCCATAGCAACCGAAGAGCTCGAGACTCGGCTGGTGATCCGGCCGGCGCCTGGACGGCGCGTGGCCCGTATCGTCTTCCTGGCCCTCTTCGCCATCGGCGCCTGGCTCCTCATCCGGCTCGACCGGTCGCGCCTGGCACCGGCCGCCGTGCTGTTTGTCGGCGTGCCGCTGGTGTTGATCCTCGATGCGTTGATGGCCTTCCGCGTCCACCCGAAGGGGGAAGGGCAGCACGCACGCTCAGTCCCGAGCTGGTCAGGTACAAAGACCGGAGCTATGCGGCGATCTCGCAGGGCTTGAGCCGCTACCTGGGACTGCCCGCAACCCACGGGCCGGTCCAGTGAGGACCGGCGGCCCACGGGCGGCCCCGGTAGCACATCGCGCTTGCGCATTGGCCGCTGTCGGTGTATACTGGCAACAGCGCCGCCGTGGGCGCAGGTCTGCTCCTGCTCTTGACACGGCGGTTTGTATGTGTTACACTGCGCGTTTGCGAAAACTGTAGCTCAGTTGCGTGCGTCCCACGGAATGGCAGCATTCTGTCGGCCGCACCCATGTTGACTGCCGAGGTACCCGATCGTAGGATCGGATGAAGAATGAGCCGCGCCGTGAGGCGCACTTTTTGTCACCAGGTGAGGGGGCACGAATTGACCGGATCCAGCGGCGCCTGGCCACTGGAAGGGTCATTTTGTGTTTCCTGGCGTGCTGAGGAGAGCAGTCCATGCCACCACTGACCGAGTCGGTCGTTCTGCAGCCGTTGATCGCCGTGGGTGAAGAGCGGGTAGATGGAGGTCGGCGCCCGGTGCCGGAGCGCCGCAGCTACGCGCGTATCCGCGACGCGATCGCAGTGCCCAAGTTGATCGAGACGCAACTGGAATCGTTCCGCTGGTTTCAGGAGGTCGGGCTGCGCGAGCTGTTTGATGAGATCTCCCCCATCGAGGATTTTACCGGCAAGAATCTGGCGCTGTGGTTTCTGGACTATCGCTTCGACGCGCCGCGCTACGATGAGTTCGAGTGCCGCGAGCGCGATCTGACCTATTCGGCGCCGCTCAAGGTGCGCACGCGTCTGCTGATCAAGAGCACCGGCGAGGTTAAGGAGGCCGAGATCTTCATGGGCGAGTTCCCGCTCATGACCGAGAACGGCACCTTTATCAACAACGGATCGGAGCGCGTGGTGGTCTCGCAGCTGATCCGCTCGCCGGGCGTGTACTTCAAGAACGAGCCCGACCCGACAACGGGCCGGCCGCTGCATAGCGCCAAGCTGATCCCCAACCGCGGCGCGTGGCTGGAGTTTGAAAGCTCCAAGCGCGATGTCATTTCGGTCAAGGTCGATCGCAAGCGCAAGCTGCCGGTGACGATCCTGCTGCGCGCGGTGATGGGCCTCTTCTCGGACAAGCCGCTGGAAGAGTCCGGCACGTCCGAGGAGCTGCTGGAGCTGTTTGAGCATGTCGATACCCATCCCGACCACCGCTACATCGCCGCGACGCTGGAGAAGGATGGAACGCGCCATGCCAAGGAAGCGCTGATCGAGCTCTACAAGCGCCTGCGGCCGGGCGACCCGCCCACGCTGGAGAACGCGCGCACCCTGCTGGAAGGGCTGTTGTTCAACGCGCGGCGCTATGACCTGGCGCGCGTCGGACGCTACAAGCTCAACCGCAACCTGTGGGAAAAGAGCCGTCGCACCGCCGAGCCGCCGCAGGAGCGGATCCTGACGCCGCAGGACCTGTACAAGATCGTCGAGCGCATCATCGATCTCAACAACGGCATTGGCGAGCCCGACGACATCGATCACCTGGGCAACCGGCGCGTGCGCACGGTGGGCGAGCTGATCCAGGCGCAGTTCCGCGTGGGCCTGTTGCGCATGGAGCGCGTGATCAAGGAGCGTATGTCGCTGCAGGATCCGGAGACGGTCACGCCCAACAACCTGGTCAACATCCGGCCGGTGGTGGCTGCGATCCGCGAGTTCTTCGGCGGCTCGCAGCTCTCGCAGTTCATGGATCAGATCAACCCGCTGGCTGAGCTGACGCACAAGCGCCGCTTGAGCGCGCTGGGCCCGGGTGGTCTGAGCCGCGATCGCGCCGGCTTCGAGGTGCGCGACGTGCACCACTCGCACTATGGGCGCATCTGCCCGGTGGAGACGCCGGAAGGGCCCAACATCGGCCTGATCGGCACGATGGCCACCTTTGCGCGCGTCAACGAGATGGGCTTTCTGGAAACGCCCTACCGCAAGGTCTACCGCGAGATCGACAACGTGCCGGCGCTGCTGGAGCGGCGCGTGCTGCTCAAGGACGCGCGCGACCTGCGCACCGGCGAGGTGCTGGCCGCGGCGGGCACACCCATCGACGAAGCGGTGGCGCGGCGTGTGGTGGTCGGTCAGTTACGCGGCCAGATTCTGCGCGAAGACATTGTCGATCCAACCACAGGCGCAACCATCGCCGAGGAGGGCACCGAGATCACGCGCGCGCTGGCCGAGCGCATCGCGGACCTGCCGCTGCGCACGATCAAGATTCGCCCGGTGGTCAGCCAGGAGGTGGACTACCTGCCCGCCGACGAGGAAGACAAGTTCATCGTGGCGCAGGCCAACGCGCCGCTGGATGAGCACAACCGCTTCCTGGCCGGGCGCGTGCAGGGCCGCCATGGCGAGGAGTTCGTCGAGGAGCTGCCCGAGCGCATCGACTACATGGACGTCTCGCCCAAGCAGGTGGTCTCGGTCTCCACGGCGCTGATCCCCTTCTTGGAGCACGACGACGCCAACCGCGCGCTGATGGGCGCCAACATGCAACGTCAGGCAGTGCCGCTGCTGCGTCCCGACGCGCCGATCATCGGCACGGGCATGGAACGCCAGGCGGCGCGCGACTCCGGGCAGGTGGTGGTGGCCAAGCAGTCGGGCGTGGTGATCGCCGCCGACTCCGAGCGCATCGTGATCCGCGAGGACGACGGCCGGGAGCGCGTCTATCCGCTGATCAAGTTTATGCGCTCCAACCAAGACACCTGCATCAACCAGCGTCCGGCGGTCTGGACCGGTGACCGCGTCGAGGCCAACCAGGTGATCGCCGATTCGTCCTCGACCGACAACGGCGAGCTGGCGCTGGGCCAGAACGTGCTGGTGGCCTTTATGCCCTGGGAGGGCGGCAACTACGAGGACGCGGTGCTGGTCTCCGAGCGGTTGGTGCGCGAAGATATCTTCACCTCGATCCATATCGAGAAGTATGAGGTCGAGGCGCGCCAGACCAAGCTGGGCGATGAAGAGATCACGCGCGATATTCCCAACGTCGGCCAGGAGGCGCTGCGCAACCTGGACGAGAACGGCATCATCTACGTCGGCGCGGATGTCAATCCCAACGATATCCTGGTCGGCAAGATCACGCCCAAGGGCGAGACCGATCTGACCGCCGAGGAGCGCCTGCTGCGCGCGATCTTCGGCGAAAAGGCGCGCGAGGTCAAGGACTCCTCGCTGCGCGTGCCGCACGGCGTGCGCGGTAAGGTGATCGATGTCAAAGTCTTCACCCGCGATGATTCGCCTGATCTGCCGGTGGGCGTCAACAAGATGGTGCGCGTGCTGATCGCGCAGAAGCGCAAGATCAGCGCCGGCGACAAGATGGCCGGACGCCACGGCAACAAGGGCGTGGTCTCGCGCATCCTGCCGATCCAGGATATGCCCTTCCTGCCGGATGGCCGGCCCGTGGACCTGATCCTCAACCCGATCGGCGTGCCCTCGCGCATGAACATCGGGCAGATTCTGGAGACGCACCTGGGCTGGGCCGCGGCGCGGCTGGGCTACCGCGTGGCCACGCCCGTCTTCGACGGCGCCAGCGAAGAACAGATCCGCCAGGCGCTGCGCGAAGCCGGGCTGCCCGAAGACGGCAAGATCACGCTCTATGACGGGCGCACCGGCGAGCCCTTCGACAACCCGGTGACGGTCGGCTACATCTATATGATGAAGCTGGCGCACCTGGTCGAGGACAAGATCCATGCGCGCTCGACCGGTCCGTACTCGCTGGTGACGCAGCAGCCGCTGGGCGGCAAGGCCCAGTTCGGCGGTCAGCGCTTTGGCGAGATGGAGGTCTGGGCGTTGGAAGCCTACGGCGCGGCCTACACGCTGCAGGAGATGCTGACGGTCAAGTCCGACGATGTCAACGGCCGCGTCAAGACCTACGAAGCAATCGTCAAGGGCGAGCCGATCCAGGAAGCCGGCGTGCCGGAGTCGTTCAAGGTGCTGATCAAGGAGTTGCAGGCGCTGGGTCTCTCGGTCGAGGTGCTCTCCGAGGATGAGACGCCGATGGAGCTGACCGAGGATGCCGGCGACGACCTGTCGGCGCTGGACGGCATCAACCTGTCGGGCATGGAACGGGGCGAGTTCTAATTGGGGCGCCTAGCGCCGGTCGCGGTGCCCGCCCAACTGCGGGTGCCGTGGTCGGCGCGCGAGCCTCACGGAGCAAGAGATGCCTGAGATCAACGATTTTAACGCGATCCGCATCAGCCTAGCCTCGCCGGAGGAGATCCTGAGCTGGTCGCGGGGCGAAGTCACCAAGCCCGAAACCATCAATTATCGCACGCTCAAGCCGGAGCGCGATGGCCTGTTCTGCGAGAAGATCTTCGGTCCGGTCAAGGACTGGGAGTGCTACTGCGGCAAGTACAAGCGCGTGCGCTACAAGGGCGTCGTCTGCGATAAATGCGGCGTGGAAGTGACGCGCGCCAAAGTGCGGCGCGAGCGTATGGGCCATATCAGCTTGGCTTCGCCAGTGTCGCACATCTGGTTTGTCAAGGGCACGCCCAGCCGTCTGGGTCTGCTGCTGGATATCTCGCCGCGCAATCTGGAGCGCGTGCTGTACTTCGC encodes:
- a CDS encoding class I SAM-dependent methyltransferase, with the translated sequence MHEQREEPIAQQAYDLIAEAYAARIDTKPHNAYYERPATLSLLPDVRGKHVLDAGCGPGWYAEWLVNRGAVVVALDANATMVRLAQERLGGRAQVRHANLAQPLDFLADSSFDLVLSTLVLDYIKDWRRAFGEFHRVLRKGGHLVFSIEHPQATYDAHRARSNYFEVEAVTALWQGFGVEVQMPSYRRPWAEVINPLISAGFVLERILEPLPTEEFRAQAPETYEVLSRQPGFLCVRAVKG
- a CDS encoding DNA-directed RNA polymerase subunit beta encodes the protein MPPLTESVVLQPLIAVGEERVDGGRRPVPERRSYARIRDAIAVPKLIETQLESFRWFQEVGLRELFDEISPIEDFTGKNLALWFLDYRFDAPRYDEFECRERDLTYSAPLKVRTRLLIKSTGEVKEAEIFMGEFPLMTENGTFINNGSERVVVSQLIRSPGVYFKNEPDPTTGRPLHSAKLIPNRGAWLEFESSKRDVISVKVDRKRKLPVTILLRAVMGLFSDKPLEESGTSEELLELFEHVDTHPDHRYIAATLEKDGTRHAKEALIELYKRLRPGDPPTLENARTLLEGLLFNARRYDLARVGRYKLNRNLWEKSRRTAEPPQERILTPQDLYKIVERIIDLNNGIGEPDDIDHLGNRRVRTVGELIQAQFRVGLLRMERVIKERMSLQDPETVTPNNLVNIRPVVAAIREFFGGSQLSQFMDQINPLAELTHKRRLSALGPGGLSRDRAGFEVRDVHHSHYGRICPVETPEGPNIGLIGTMATFARVNEMGFLETPYRKVYREIDNVPALLERRVLLKDARDLRTGEVLAAAGTPIDEAVARRVVVGQLRGQILREDIVDPTTGATIAEEGTEITRALAERIADLPLRTIKIRPVVSQEVDYLPADEEDKFIVAQANAPLDEHNRFLAGRVQGRHGEEFVEELPERIDYMDVSPKQVVSVSTALIPFLEHDDANRALMGANMQRQAVPLLRPDAPIIGTGMERQAARDSGQVVVAKQSGVVIAADSERIVIREDDGRERVYPLIKFMRSNQDTCINQRPAVWTGDRVEANQVIADSSSTDNGELALGQNVLVAFMPWEGGNYEDAVLVSERLVREDIFTSIHIEKYEVEARQTKLGDEEITRDIPNVGQEALRNLDENGIIYVGADVNPNDILVGKITPKGETDLTAEERLLRAIFGEKAREVKDSSLRVPHGVRGKVIDVKVFTRDDSPDLPVGVNKMVRVLIAQKRKISAGDKMAGRHGNKGVVSRILPIQDMPFLPDGRPVDLILNPIGVPSRMNIGQILETHLGWAAARLGYRVATPVFDGASEEQIRQALREAGLPEDGKITLYDGRTGEPFDNPVTVGYIYMMKLAHLVEDKIHARSTGPYSLVTQQPLGGKAQFGGQRFGEMEVWALEAYGAAYTLQEMLTVKSDDVNGRVKTYEAIVKGEPIQEAGVPESFKVLIKELQALGLSVEVLSEDETPMELTEDAGDDLSALDGINLSGMERGEF